In Pseudomonas sp. LRP2-20, the genomic window GCTCACCGAGCTGCTCAAGGGCCTGGACCCGAACAAGGACCAGAGCTACTTCCTGCACGCCGTCGGCGGCAAGGAGATTGCCCGCACCCTGTTCCCGGTCGGCGAACTGGAAAAGCCAGAGGTCCGCGCCATCGCCGAAAAACACGGCCTGGCCACCGCCAAGAAGAAGGACTCCACCGGTATCTGCTTCATCGGCGAGCGTCGCTTCAGCGACTTCCTCAAGCAGTACCTGCCGGCCCAGCCAGGCGACATCGAGACCACTGACGGCGAAGTGATCGGCCGCCACCACGGCCTGATGTACCACACCATCGGCCAGCGCCAGGGCCTTGGTATCGGCGGCCTGAAGGACGCCGGTGACGAACCGTGGTACGTGCTGCACAAGGACCTGACCCGCAATGTGCTGGTGGTCGGCCAGGGCAACGAACACCCATGGCTGTTCTCCCGCGCCCTGCTCGCCTCGGAAATCTTCTGGGTCAACCCGATCGACCTGAGCAGCCAACGCCGCCTGACGGCCAAGGTGCGCTACCGCCAGAGTGACCAGCAGTGCACTCTGGAGCTGACCGAAACCGGCTACCGCGCCGTGTTCGACGAGCCGCAGCGCGCCGTGACCCCAGGCCAGTCGGTGGTGTTCTACGACGGTGAAGTCTGCCTGGGCGGCGGCGTGATCGAAACGGCCGAGCCGTGGAGCCCGCGCGCATGAGCAACCTGCAGGAGCAGTTGATTGCCCTGGGCGGCGTGTTCCAGGCCGCCGTGCTGGTCGACCGCATCGCCCGCACCGGCCAGGCCAGCGAAGCCAATATCGGCTGCATGCTCGGCAGCCTGCTGGTCCGCGACCCCAAGGACACCCTGGAGGTGTTCGGCGGTGACGACCTCAACCTGCGTGACGGTTATCGCGCCCTGGTCGGCGCCCTGGAGCGCGACCCCAGCAGCCTGCAGCGCGAGCCCCTGCGCTACGCCCTGTCGATGCTGGGCCTGGAGCGCCAGCTGAACAAACGCAGCGACCTGCTCGACACCATCGGCAACCGCCTGCCACAGATCCAGTCACAGGCCGACCATTTCGGCCTGGTTCACGAAAACGTCATCGCTTCCAGTGGAGCCTTGTACCAGGACACCCTGAGCACCTTGCGCCAACGCATTCAGGTGCACGGCGACATGCGCTTCCTGCAGCAGGCCAGCAACGCCTCGAAGATCCGTGCCCTGCTGCTCGCCGGCATCCGTGCCGCGCGCCTGTGGCGCCAGTTGGGCGGGCACCGCTGGCAGCTGGTGTTCAGCCGGCGCAAGCTGCTCAACGAACTGTACGACATGATGCGTTCGCCTTCCTGACGGGTGACACCCAACCCTGTGGGAGCGGGCTTGCCCGCGAAGCAGACGACTCGGTGGATGGCACCGGCTATGCCGGTGTTCGCGGGCAAGCCCGCTCCCACAGGGTCTGCCAACAGATTCAAACAGGCCCGACCTTTGGTCAGCCACCCGACCCGGGCGCAAAATTCATGTATGATATGCGCCCTTCCAAAAGCCTGACTGTCCGAGAACACCCCATGCAGCTTTCTTCGCTCACTGCGGTTTCCCCTGTAGACGGCCGTTACGCCGGCAAAACCCAGGCCTTGCGCCCCATTTTCAGCGAATTCGGCCTGATCCGTTTCCGCGCCCTGGTCGAAGTGCGCTGGCTGCAGCGCCTGGCCGCCCACCCGCAGATCGGCGAAGTGCCGGCGTTCTCCGCCGAAGCCAATGCCCTGCTGGACAGCCTGGCCACCGACTTCAAGCTCGAGCACGCCGAACGCGTCAAGGAAATCGAGCGCACCACCAACCACGACGTCAAGGCGATCGAATACCTCCTCAAGGAGCAGGCCGCCAAGCTGCCTGAGCTGGCCAAGGTCAGCGAGTTCATCCACTTCGCCTGCACCAGCGAGGACATCAACAACCTGTCCCACGCCCTGATGCTGCGCGCCGGCCGTGATGAAGTTCTGCTGCCGCTGATGCGCCAGATCGCCGACGCCATCCGCGCCCTGGCCCACGCCCACGCCGACGTGCCGATGCTGTCGCGCACCCACGGTCAGCCGGCTTCGCCGACCACCCTGGGCAAAGAGCTGGCCAACGTCGTGTACCGCCTGGAGCGCCAGATCGCCCAGGTTGCCGCCGTGCCGCTGCTGGGCAAGATCAACGGCGCCGTGGGCAACTACAACGCCCACCTGTCGGCCTACTCGCAGATCGACTGGGAAGCCAACGCCCGCGCCTTCATCGAAGACGAGCTGGGCCTGCAGTTCAACCCGTACACCACCCAGATCGAGCCGCACGACTACATCGCCGAACTGTTCGATGCGATCGCCCGCTTCAACACCATCCTCATCGACTTCGACCGCGACGTCTGGGGCTACATCTCGCTGGGCTACTTCAAGCAGAAGACCGTGGCCGGCGAAATCGGCTCGTCGACCATGCCGCACAAGGTCAACCCGATCGACTTCGAAAACTCCGAAGGCAACCTGGGTATCGCCAACGCACTGTTCCAGCACCTGGCCAGCAAGCTGCCGATCTCGCGCTGGCAGCGTGACCTGACCGACTCCACCGTGCTGCGCAACCTGGGCGTGGGCTTTGCCCACAGCGTCATCGCCTACGAAGCCAGCCTGAAAGGCATCGGCAAGCTGGAAGTCAACGAGGCCCGTATCGCCGCCGACCTGGACGCCTGCTGGGAAGTCCTCGCCGAGCCGATCCAGACCGTGATGCGCCGCTTCAACATCGAGAACCCCTACGAGAAGCTCAAGGAGCTGACCCGCGGCAAGGGCATCACGCCAGAAGCGCTGCTGACCTTCATCGACGGCCTCGACATGCCTGCCGACGCCAAGGCCGAACTGAAGCTGCTGACCCCCGCTACCTACATCGGTAACGCGGCAGCCCAGGCCAAACGCATCTAAGCTGACCGTCGCGTTCAACGCCCGGCCTGGCCGGGCGTTTTTATTCCCGGACGAAAATTACGTTTTTTCAATAGGTTGAACATGAATCCTGATACTCCACTGCAGCTGCTCGGCGGCATCTCGGCCCGCGAATTCATGCGCGACTACTGGCAGAAGAAGCCGCTGCTGGTGCGCCAGGCCTTCCCGGACTTCGAAAGCCCGATCGACCCCGACGAGCTGGCCGGCCTGGCCCTGGAAGAGGAAGTCGAGTCGCGCATCGTCCTCGAGCACGGCGCCCACCCATGGGAGCTGCGCCGCGGCCCGTTCAACGAAGACACCTTTGCCGAGCTGCCGGAGAAGGACTGGACCCTGCTGGTGCAGGCCGTCGACCAGTTCGTCCCGGAAGTTGCCGAGCTGCTGGAGCACTTCCGCTTCCTGCCAAGCTGGCGTATCGATGACGTGATGATCAGCTTCGCCACCCCGGGTGGCAGCGTCGGCCCGCACTTCGACAACTACGACGTGTTCCTGCTGCAGGGCCACGGCGAGCGCAACTGGAAGATCGGCCAGATGTGCAACAGCGACAGCCCGCTGCTGGAGCACGCCGACCTGCGCATCCTCGCCGAGTTCGAACAGAGCGGCGAGTGGACCCTGGAGCCGGGCGACATGCTCTACCTGCCACCGCGCCTGGCCCACTACGGCGTGGCCGTGGACAACTGCCTGACCTACTCGGTCGGCTTCCGCGCCCCAAGCGCCGCCGAAGTGCTGACCCACTTCACCGACTTCCTTGGCCAGTTCCTGCCAGACGAAGAGCGCTACAGCGATGCCGACGCGCAGCCTGCCAGCGACCCGCACCAGATCCAGCATGACGCCCTCGACCGCCTCAAGGCGCTCATGGACAAGCACATGAACGACAAGGACCTGCTGCTGACCTGGTTCGGCCAGTTCATGACCGAGCCGCGCTACCCGGAGCAGGTGGTCGGTGAAGAGCTGGACGAAGACGAACTGGTCGAAGCCCTGGAAGACGGCGCCATCCTGATCCGCAACCCGAGCGCCCGCATGGCCTGGTCCGAGCTTGGCGACGACCTGATGCTGTTCGCCAGCGGCCGCAGCTGCCCGCTGCCGGCCAAGCTGCGTGAACTGCTGAAGCTGGTGTGCTCGGCCGACGCGTTACACATCGACAACCTTGAGCAGTGGTTGCAGGATGAGGACGGCCTTATGCTGGTACAGCAGCTGATCAAACAAGGAAGCCTGGGATTCGCCAATGAATAAGATTCGTGTGCGCCTTGCCGACTGGCACAAGGACAACGCTGATATCCGCCGTATCCGCGAAGCCGTGTTCATTGCCGAGCAGCATGTACCGCCAGAGCTGGAATGGGATTCGGACGATCCGGGCGCCGCGCACTTCCTGGCGCTGGAAGGCGACTACCCGATCGGCACCGCTCGCCTGCTGCCTGACGGCACCATCGGCCGGGTCTCGGTGCTCAAGGACTGGCGCGGCCTGAAAGTGGGCGATGCGCTGATGAATGCAGTGATCGTCGAAGCGCAGGAGCGTGACTTGAAGCAGCAGATGCTCAGTGCACAGGTGCATGCCACGCCGTTCTACGAGCGCCTGGGCTTTCGCGTAGTCAGTGAGGAATTCCTCGAAGCCGGCATTCCGCACGTGGACATGGTGCGCGACTCGCGCGCCTGATCCTTGACCTGCACCGGCCTCTTCGCGGGCAAGCCCGCTCCCACAGTTACTCCACAGCTTCTGAAAACTGTGCGATCCCTGTGGGAGGGGGCTTGCCCGCGAAGAGGCCGGCACAGGCTGAAGACACTTCCACTGACAAAAACCTGTACATCCATCCAGATAAAACTTGCCTCCGCGCCCCCGCTTGCGCATCCTAGTGCCCATCATTCCCCGATGAAGCGTTCCCGGCCATGCGCCTGTTCCTCTGCGAAAAACCCTCCCAGGCCAAAGACATCGCCAAGGTGCTCGGTGCCAACCGCAAGGCCGACGGCTGCTGGCAGGGCACCGACGTCTGCGTGACCTGGTGCATCGGCCACCTGCTGGAAACCGCCCCACCCGACAGCTACGACGACCGCTACAAGCGCTGGAACCTGGCCGACCTGCCGATCATCCCGGAAAAGTGGAAAATGCTGGTCAAGCCCAAGACTGCCAGTCAGTTCAAGGCGGTCAAGCGCCTGCTCGGCGAAGCCCGCGAACTGGTGATCGCCACCGACGCCGACCGGGAAGGCGAAATGATCGCCCGCGAGCTGGTCGAGCACTGCCGTTACCGTGGCCCGATCCAGCGCCTGTGGCTATCGGCCCTGGACGACGCTTCGATCCGCAAGGCCCTGGCGCGCCTGCTGCCTGGCCAGGACACCTTCAACCTCTACCACTCGGCCTTGGGCCGCTCTCGCGCCGACTGGCTGATCGGCATGAACATGAGCCGGCTGTTCACCCTGCTCGGCCGCCAGTCTGGCTACCAGGGCGTACTGCCGGTGGGCCGGGTGCAGACCCCGACCCTGCGCCTGGTGGTGGACCGTGACCGCAGCATCGCCGACTTCGTACCTGTGCCGTTCTGGGCCATCGACGTACAGCTCGAAACGGCAGGGCACACTTTCAGCGCCCAGTGGCGTGCGCCGGAAGACGCCTGCGACGACCAGGGCCGCTGCCTGAACCAGGCGCTGGCCCAGCAGGCCGCTGCAGATATGAACAAGGCCGGTACTGCGCGGGTACTCAAGGTCGCCACCGAACGCGTGCGCGAGGCCGCCCCGCTGCCCTTCGACCTCGGCACCCTGCAAGAGCTGTGCTCGAAAAAGTTCGGCCTCGGCGCCCAGGAAACCCTCGACATCGCCCAGGCGCTGTACGAAACCCACAAGCTGATCACCTACCCGCGCAGCGACTGCGGCTACCTGCCCGTCAGCC contains:
- a CDS encoding GNAT family N-acetyltransferase, whose product is MNKIRVRLADWHKDNADIRRIREAVFIAEQHVPPELEWDSDDPGAAHFLALEGDYPIGTARLLPDGTIGRVSVLKDWRGLKVGDALMNAVIVEAQERDLKQQMLSAQVHATPFYERLGFRVVSEEFLEAGIPHVDMVRDSRA
- the purB gene encoding adenylosuccinate lyase; its protein translation is MQLSSLTAVSPVDGRYAGKTQALRPIFSEFGLIRFRALVEVRWLQRLAAHPQIGEVPAFSAEANALLDSLATDFKLEHAERVKEIERTTNHDVKAIEYLLKEQAAKLPELAKVSEFIHFACTSEDINNLSHALMLRAGRDEVLLPLMRQIADAIRALAHAHADVPMLSRTHGQPASPTTLGKELANVVYRLERQIAQVAAVPLLGKINGAVGNYNAHLSAYSQIDWEANARAFIEDELGLQFNPYTTQIEPHDYIAELFDAIARFNTILIDFDRDVWGYISLGYFKQKTVAGEIGSSTMPHKVNPIDFENSEGNLGIANALFQHLASKLPISRWQRDLTDSTVLRNLGVGFAHSVIAYEASLKGIGKLEVNEARIAADLDACWEVLAEPIQTVMRRFNIENPYEKLKELTRGKGITPEALLTFIDGLDMPADAKAELKLLTPATYIGNAAAQAKRI
- a CDS encoding DNA topoisomerase III; amino-acid sequence: MRLFLCEKPSQAKDIAKVLGANRKADGCWQGTDVCVTWCIGHLLETAPPDSYDDRYKRWNLADLPIIPEKWKMLVKPKTASQFKAVKRLLGEARELVIATDADREGEMIARELVEHCRYRGPIQRLWLSALDDASIRKALARLLPGQDTFNLYHSALGRSRADWLIGMNMSRLFTLLGRQSGYQGVLPVGRVQTPTLRLVVDRDRSIADFVPVPFWAIDVQLETAGHTFSAQWRAPEDACDDQGRCLNQALAQQAAADMNKAGTARVLKVATERVREAAPLPFDLGTLQELCSKKFGLGAQETLDIAQALYETHKLITYPRSDCGYLPVSQHGEAPAILAALQRADTSLAPLQAHLEPQRRSRAWNDAKVSAHHGIIPTAAASDPARLPAKHKAVYTLIRARYLAQFLPNHEYDRTQAEFDCAGHALRAVGKQIVEPGWRRALPEALTPAKGREAQPAQVLPALHQGQDCNVHGLQLKDLWTQPPKPFTEGDLIKAMKNVAKLVDDPRLKQKLKETTGIGTEATRASIIQGLLDRGYLVKNGKALSATPAAFSLIDAVPRAIADPGTTAIWEQALDMVQSGEMSLEEFVARQSAWMGKLVERCRGMRMTITGPAVGKAAPWKKKRRSTGKGKAAEGKPAARKPRQPRRKPSS
- the hflD gene encoding high frequency lysogenization protein HflD, with amino-acid sequence MSNLQEQLIALGGVFQAAVLVDRIARTGQASEANIGCMLGSLLVRDPKDTLEVFGGDDLNLRDGYRALVGALERDPSSLQREPLRYALSMLGLERQLNKRSDLLDTIGNRLPQIQSQADHFGLVHENVIASSGALYQDTLSTLRQRIQVHGDMRFLQQASNASKIRALLLAGIRAARLWRQLGGHRWQLVFSRRKLLNELYDMMRSPS
- the mnmA gene encoding tRNA 2-thiouridine(34) synthase MnmA — protein: MTSPALKDPAKTRVIVGMSGGVDSSVSALLLMEQGYQVEGLFMKNWEEDDGTEYCTAREDLADAQAVCDRIGIKLHTANFAAEYWDNVFEHFLEEYKAGRTPNPDILCNREIKFKAFLDYALSLGADLIATGHYVRRRDTGALTELLKGLDPNKDQSYFLHAVGGKEIARTLFPVGELEKPEVRAIAEKHGLATAKKKDSTGICFIGERRFSDFLKQYLPAQPGDIETTDGEVIGRHHGLMYHTIGQRQGLGIGGLKDAGDEPWYVLHKDLTRNVLVVGQGNEHPWLFSRALLASEIFWVNPIDLSSQRRLTAKVRYRQSDQQCTLELTETGYRAVFDEPQRAVTPGQSVVFYDGEVCLGGGVIETAEPWSPRA
- a CDS encoding cupin domain-containing protein; this translates as MNPDTPLQLLGGISAREFMRDYWQKKPLLVRQAFPDFESPIDPDELAGLALEEEVESRIVLEHGAHPWELRRGPFNEDTFAELPEKDWTLLVQAVDQFVPEVAELLEHFRFLPSWRIDDVMISFATPGGSVGPHFDNYDVFLLQGHGERNWKIGQMCNSDSPLLEHADLRILAEFEQSGEWTLEPGDMLYLPPRLAHYGVAVDNCLTYSVGFRAPSAAEVLTHFTDFLGQFLPDEERYSDADAQPASDPHQIQHDALDRLKALMDKHMNDKDLLLTWFGQFMTEPRYPEQVVGEELDEDELVEALEDGAILIRNPSARMAWSELGDDLMLFASGRSCPLPAKLRELLKLVCSADALHIDNLEQWLQDEDGLMLVQQLIKQGSLGFANE